From Rhodopirellula bahusiensis, one genomic window encodes:
- a CDS encoding nucleoside hydrolase-like domain-containing protein, producing MNQSTLSRVFAILLVFGLSSQTQAEQLKPRMLVLTDVSTWETDDHESLNRLMAHADLFEIEGIVISTGYSVKTLNKSPENGFIDIARGVVDAYEKDLPNLMKRSGQTGHEHDGGKQAIGYWPSAQYLRERIMLGSMNRGKKFIGDDNGSPGSELLIAQADEEDDRPLWIGIWGGGNTLAQSIYQVQKNRSAEEAKTFLNKLRAYAITDQDRNYKGEGLEVSSHGWIYEQTGDDLLFIWDEAAWKGHNSIGKSNWGEYAKHIQGHGNLGSQYPKYKFGVEGDTPAFLYLMPNGLNDPEDSTQSSWGGNFVKKDGGLWREASTCASNFEQTYPAAFNNFAARMDWAKEGKGNRNPNLVLDGDAGLNVLRKTPGPGSSVTLDASKTTDPDGDNLQFKWWVQSDAGTYEGEIEIADSTSSAATIQIPADAAGRSFHVICEVTDDGTHNLSSYRRVVFQPTGDMVATTNQKNTSLADWLRTYIPDAYPGTDIVAHGGGAWFQAKIDEPKLIVSWANWKEEVLSLKDVEAHSLTEGESIFVDKTEASDWADHANVTFYDGVGYYIDGYEASAMSGWDVAKSTIIQFTGDSDTFVAEMAEAKAEGSFTAPVPKSVDKQSDDTKLADWLKNYIPEKHADAEVIAHGGGAWFQAKIDEPKLIVSWADWKEEVLSLKDVEAHSLTEGESIFVDKTEASDWADHANVTFYDGVGYYIDGYEASAMSGWDVAKRTIIQFTGESDTFVAEMAEAKADNSAAAPKPAPAKESVSFKQWLYEYLPTQYPNAEMIDHTYWLQGKIGNGISVNWTEWTDIDSTLKAMEAHNLTAGKSMFIEQKGNKKQDWADNPNVTYYEGAGYYISGYDPATMGEWDGKGLSVIQFDGDSSDVAKTIAEGWSGDAKSTPVPSKASQTKEPSGEPSAGTPYSPFPSNVVVTKVKHFDNMCWKIAAAGGTWYFENGEAGGKTGFSSAFDQAGNDWIGNDADRGYNKSSASGGRHEYRGWPNFGNGNFNHPQRSSGSKSWWVDASGNAVAFDEKLEGDHLIMRSSNAKYDVEYHFFPSHAAIKVLKAADKYAFLYEGPIGGEQDASVEKDFYVLKDGKHRECKEGGLGYLESEFGNKFPSPFFYLEDSDPKDTQVWYAGVKNAGPESAGDEGWRQGSNMVIFSFGRDEDKRAYTGTDAVCVFGFQPKGSHEHIASFIESRLESPFAAPSAKANPAPANAGASSASGSTYTKRRMIVTTDLGADPDDEQSLVRMLVCANEFDIEGLVVSTGCWKKKQSNTNMLDKIVDAYGECYDNLKVHAEGFPTPEYLRSISVMGQLGYGMSDVGDGKDSLGSDMIIASADKDDPRPIWVGGWGGTNNVAQAIWTVSKTRSKEDLEKFLAKLRVYDILGQDDAGAWIAKNYPQVFYIRATKVYGWQPPKNGDYQKNDIQSHGPLGALYPDTKWATEGDTPAYMHIYPTGLNDPDQIDQGGWGGRFSFKKKTGIKSMSGVKGEERKFDPYEMWGNTSDGTGAIKRWSKGYNNDFAARMDWSITSKFSEANHHPVAILNGDTTRDVLKLSVASGESVSLSAAGTDDPDNDSLTYSWSIYEEPATYKGAVAIDGPSDPTARISVPADASGKNIHVILEVHDDGTPNLYAYRRMILNVK from the coding sequence ATGAACCAGTCCACACTTTCTCGAGTGTTTGCGATTCTTCTGGTCTTCGGACTCAGTTCCCAAACGCAAGCCGAACAACTCAAGCCACGCATGCTTGTCCTCACGGACGTGTCCACGTGGGAGACCGACGACCACGAGTCACTGAATCGCCTGATGGCACACGCGGATCTTTTCGAAATCGAAGGGATCGTTATCTCGACCGGTTACAGCGTCAAAACGCTGAACAAGTCACCTGAGAACGGCTTCATCGACATCGCACGTGGCGTCGTTGATGCCTACGAAAAGGACTTGCCCAATCTGATGAAGCGTTCCGGTCAAACCGGCCACGAGCACGACGGCGGAAAACAGGCGATCGGATACTGGCCAAGTGCGCAGTACCTTCGCGAACGCATCATGTTGGGCAGCATGAATCGCGGAAAGAAGTTCATCGGCGATGACAACGGTTCACCCGGAAGTGAGTTGCTGATCGCGCAAGCCGACGAAGAGGACGATCGTCCATTGTGGATCGGAATTTGGGGCGGGGGAAACACCCTGGCCCAATCGATCTATCAAGTCCAAAAAAATCGGTCAGCAGAAGAGGCCAAAACGTTCCTGAACAAACTGCGTGCGTACGCGATCACGGATCAAGATCGCAACTACAAAGGCGAAGGGCTCGAGGTGAGTTCACACGGTTGGATCTACGAACAAACCGGTGATGACTTGCTGTTCATCTGGGACGAAGCCGCTTGGAAGGGACACAACTCAATCGGAAAGAGCAATTGGGGCGAGTACGCGAAACACATTCAGGGTCACGGCAACCTTGGCAGTCAGTACCCGAAATACAAGTTCGGAGTCGAAGGCGACACGCCCGCGTTCCTGTATCTCATGCCCAACGGGCTCAATGATCCTGAAGATTCAACGCAATCGAGTTGGGGCGGGAACTTTGTGAAGAAGGACGGCGGGCTGTGGCGTGAAGCGAGCACTTGTGCGTCGAACTTCGAGCAAACGTATCCGGCGGCATTCAATAACTTCGCCGCACGGATGGACTGGGCAAAGGAAGGCAAAGGCAACCGCAATCCAAATCTCGTTCTCGATGGAGATGCCGGGCTGAACGTCCTAAGAAAGACGCCTGGTCCAGGCTCCTCAGTAACGCTCGACGCCTCAAAAACCACGGATCCCGACGGAGACAACTTGCAATTCAAATGGTGGGTTCAAAGCGACGCGGGAACCTACGAGGGCGAAATCGAAATCGCCGACAGTACGTCAAGCGCGGCAACAATCCAGATTCCCGCCGACGCTGCCGGACGCAGCTTTCATGTCATCTGCGAAGTCACCGACGATGGGACTCACAACCTGAGTAGCTATCGACGCGTCGTCTTCCAACCGACGGGCGACATGGTTGCGACCACCAACCAGAAAAACACTTCGCTTGCCGACTGGCTGAGAACCTACATCCCTGACGCTTACCCGGGCACGGACATCGTTGCCCACGGTGGTGGAGCGTGGTTCCAGGCAAAGATCGATGAGCCGAAATTGATCGTCAGCTGGGCGAACTGGAAAGAAGAAGTCCTTTCTTTGAAGGACGTGGAAGCACACAGCCTGACCGAAGGCGAGTCCATCTTTGTTGACAAGACAGAGGCGTCCGATTGGGCAGACCATGCCAACGTGACTTTCTACGATGGAGTGGGCTACTACATCGATGGCTACGAAGCCTCAGCCATGTCCGGATGGGACGTCGCTAAGAGCACGATCATTCAGTTCACAGGCGACTCGGACACGTTTGTCGCAGAGATGGCGGAAGCGAAAGCAGAAGGATCGTTTACTGCACCGGTTCCAAAAAGCGTAGACAAGCAATCCGACGACACAAAACTTGCGGACTGGCTGAAAAACTACATCCCAGAGAAACACGCGGATGCCGAAGTCATTGCCCACGGTGGTGGAGCGTGGTTCCAGGCAAAGATCGATGAGCCGAAATTGATCGTCAGCTGGGCGGACTGGAAAGAAGAAGTTCTTTCATTGAAGGACGTGGAGGCACACAGCCTGACCGAAGGCGAGTCCATCTTTGTTGACAAGACAGAGGCGTCCGATTGGGCAGACCATGCCAACGTGACTTTCTACGATGGAGTGGGCTACTACATCGATGGCTACGAAGCCTCAGCCATGTCCGGATGGGACGTCGCTAAGAGGACGATCATTCAGTTCACAGGCGAGTCGGACACGTTTGTCGCAGAGATGGCGGAAGCGAAAGCAGACAATTCCGCCGCTGCACCGAAACCTGCGCCGGCGAAAGAGAGCGTTTCCTTCAAACAATGGTTGTACGAGTACCTTCCGACGCAGTATCCCAACGCGGAAATGATCGACCACACTTATTGGTTGCAAGGAAAAATCGGCAATGGCATCTCCGTGAACTGGACCGAATGGACAGATATCGATTCGACGTTGAAGGCCATGGAAGCTCACAATCTGACGGCTGGCAAGTCGATGTTCATCGAGCAAAAAGGCAACAAGAAACAAGATTGGGCTGACAACCCAAATGTCACCTACTACGAGGGAGCCGGTTACTACATTTCGGGCTACGACCCCGCCACGATGGGAGAATGGGATGGCAAAGGGCTGTCCGTGATTCAGTTCGATGGTGATTCGAGTGACGTAGCGAAGACGATCGCCGAGGGTTGGTCGGGAGATGCGAAATCCACCCCCGTCCCATCGAAAGCCTCGCAAACGAAAGAACCCAGTGGAGAGCCCTCGGCAGGCACGCCTTACTCGCCCTTCCCTTCCAACGTCGTCGTAACGAAAGTCAAACACTTCGACAACATGTGCTGGAAGATCGCTGCCGCTGGCGGAACGTGGTACTTCGAGAACGGCGAAGCCGGCGGAAAGACAGGTTTCAGCAGCGCGTTTGACCAAGCTGGCAACGATTGGATCGGGAACGACGCCGACCGTGGTTACAACAAATCGTCCGCGAGCGGCGGACGACACGAGTACCGAGGCTGGCCAAACTTTGGCAATGGAAACTTCAATCACCCGCAACGTAGCAGTGGCTCCAAATCTTGGTGGGTCGACGCGAGCGGAAACGCGGTCGCATTCGATGAAAAGCTTGAAGGCGATCACCTGATCATGCGATCGTCTAACGCCAAGTACGACGTTGAGTATCACTTTTTCCCGTCGCACGCCGCGATCAAAGTTCTGAAGGCCGCCGACAAATACGCGTTTCTGTACGAGGGTCCGATTGGTGGCGAGCAAGATGCTTCGGTCGAGAAGGACTTCTACGTTCTCAAAGACGGCAAGCACCGCGAATGCAAAGAAGGGGGATTGGGTTACCTGGAATCGGAGTTCGGCAACAAGTTTCCATCACCGTTCTTTTACCTCGAAGACAGCGATCCGAAAGACACGCAAGTTTGGTACGCCGGCGTCAAGAACGCGGGCCCCGAGTCGGCCGGCGACGAAGGCTGGCGTCAAGGCAGCAACATGGTGATCTTCAGTTTCGGTCGCGACGAAGACAAACGAGCTTACACCGGAACCGACGCGGTTTGCGTGTTCGGATTTCAACCAAAGGGATCGCACGAGCACATCGCCAGCTTCATCGAATCGCGTCTCGAATCACCGTTTGCGGCTCCCAGCGCTAAAGCCAACCCGGCGCCCGCGAATGCCGGTGCCTCAAGTGCATCTGGAAGCACTTACACGAAACGGCGAATGATCGTCACCACGGACCTGGGAGCCGATCCGGACGACGAACAATCTCTGGTGCGGATGCTTGTCTGTGCGAATGAGTTCGACATCGAAGGCTTAGTCGTGTCGACGGGCTGTTGGAAAAAGAAGCAGAGCAATACCAACATGCTGGACAAGATCGTCGATGCCTACGGCGAATGCTACGACAACTTGAAAGTTCACGCCGAAGGGTTTCCAACGCCCGAATACTTGCGTTCGATTTCCGTGATGGGACAGCTTGGCTATGGCATGAGCGATGTGGGCGACGGCAAAGACTCACTCGGTTCCGACATGATTATCGCATCGGCCGATAAGGACGACCCGCGTCCGATATGGGTCGGCGGTTGGGGCGGCACGAACAATGTGGCCCAAGCGATCTGGACAGTCAGCAAGACTCGGTCGAAGGAGGACCTGGAAAAATTCCTCGCCAAACTTCGCGTCTACGACATCCTAGGCCAAGACGATGCCGGTGCTTGGATCGCGAAGAACTATCCGCAAGTGTTCTACATCCGAGCGACCAAAGTCTACGGCTGGCAACCACCCAAGAACGGCGATTACCAAAAGAACGACATCCAAAGTCATGGTCCGCTCGGTGCTCTCTACCCCGATACCAAATGGGCGACCGAAGGTGACACGCCGGCGTACATGCACATCTACCCAACCGGCCTGAACGATCCTGATCAGATCGACCAAGGTGGCTGGGGCGGTCGATTCAGCTTCAAAAAGAAGACCGGCATCAAGAGCATGTCCGGAGTCAAAGGCGAGGAACGAAAGTTTGATCCCTACGAAATGTGGGGCAACACATCCGACGGAACGGGGGCGATCAAACGCTGGAGCAAAGGATACAACAACGATTTCGCTGCTCGCATGGACTGGAGCATCACAAGCAAATTCTCCGAAGCAAACCATCATCCAGTCGCCATCCTGAATGGTGACACGACACGAGACGTGCTGAAACTATCTGTCGCGTCGGGTGAATCAGTCTCGCTGAGCGCCGCGGGTACCGACGATCCCGACAACGATTCGCTCACCTATTCGTGGTCGATCTACGAAGAACCCGCCACGTACAAGGGCGCCGTTGCGATCGACGGACCTTCCGACCCGACAGCCAGAATCTCCGTTCCGGCAGATGCGAGTGGCAAAAATATCCATGTCATCCTGGAAGTTCACGACGACGGAACGCCAAACCTCTACGCATATCGCCGAATGATCCTCAACGTCAAATAG
- a CDS encoding nucleoside hydrolase-like domain-containing protein, producing the protein MNVSTSLRQLASSSIAIVFLAMPLAAQDTTKESSGAPLSVATPDGYATQNGGTTGGGEAQPITVSTAEAFKSAVSGEKPAVVVVEGQFEIGSVNVGPNKTIMGADVNAGLSGGTLKIKEDNVIIQNLTFGPSDGDAMEVSGAKNVFITKCAFHDSSDELCSVVRESDFVTISWCKFYFDETHSHAFGGLIGNRDDRESDRGKLHVTMHHNWYAEGVRGRMPRVRFGHVHIYNNYYNSPDSGYCIGTGFECHIRLENSCFEEVKTPWREQKIGALESDGEIGWQNLAFQGCEVPTYIENKFPVFKPAYVFQADNVNDVKGLVTDPNRGAGNCLPHGESSDADVDDEDVDSTKPRVVMMSDFPPIGVVKGGNVPNTMKSDPDDMQSIVRFLLYSNELEVEALIASAGTFAMEAHKKNILEVLDEYEKVYANLKTHDADYPTADHLRSITFEGKANNHGVNVKWGRNKQPWSDIMGEGLDSEASNAIIKIVDRPDPRPVWISVWGGPREVAQAIWDVKNTRSEAELKKFISKLRIFLIAYQDATHGWLMDEFPDLFIIDSRKTYQGMFGGRDPLSNLDWVNKHIRHDHGPLCDVYPHEGMGCTGVCEGDSPAFMHLISELRGLNDSEDPTQPSWGGQYKRKPGTNHYVDGPGGSSISRWRKDYQAEFKERADWCVERGDGSDASGSKE; encoded by the coding sequence ATGAATGTTTCAACTTCGTTGCGGCAATTGGCTTCGTCCAGCATCGCGATCGTATTCTTGGCAATGCCGCTTGCTGCACAGGACACGACAAAAGAATCGAGCGGAGCTCCATTGTCCGTTGCGACGCCCGATGGCTACGCGACGCAGAACGGCGGAACCACCGGTGGTGGCGAGGCGCAACCGATCACGGTGTCGACCGCTGAAGCATTCAAATCGGCTGTCTCAGGTGAAAAGCCTGCAGTCGTCGTGGTCGAAGGACAATTCGAAATTGGAAGCGTCAACGTTGGGCCAAACAAAACGATCATGGGCGCCGACGTGAACGCTGGGCTTTCTGGCGGAACACTGAAGATCAAAGAAGACAACGTCATCATCCAGAATTTGACGTTTGGGCCGTCTGATGGTGACGCCATGGAAGTGTCGGGGGCTAAGAACGTCTTCATCACCAAGTGCGCATTTCACGACAGCAGCGATGAGCTTTGTTCCGTGGTTCGAGAGTCCGACTTCGTAACGATCTCTTGGTGCAAATTCTATTTCGACGAGACTCACAGTCATGCGTTCGGCGGGCTGATCGGCAACCGCGACGACCGTGAATCGGACCGGGGAAAGTTGCACGTCACGATGCACCACAATTGGTATGCCGAAGGAGTGCGAGGGAGGATGCCAAGAGTCCGCTTCGGACACGTTCACATATACAACAACTACTACAACAGTCCAGACAGCGGATACTGCATCGGAACCGGCTTTGAATGCCACATTCGGCTGGAGAATTCCTGTTTTGAAGAAGTGAAAACGCCATGGCGAGAGCAGAAGATCGGTGCCCTCGAAAGCGACGGCGAAATTGGCTGGCAAAACCTAGCCTTCCAAGGTTGCGAGGTACCCACCTACATCGAAAACAAGTTTCCTGTTTTCAAACCTGCCTACGTCTTTCAAGCAGACAATGTAAACGACGTGAAAGGACTGGTCACTGACCCGAATCGCGGCGCGGGCAACTGCTTGCCTCACGGTGAATCTTCCGATGCCGACGTGGACGATGAAGATGTCGATTCGACAAAGCCACGCGTTGTCATGATGTCCGACTTTCCGCCGATCGGTGTTGTCAAAGGCGGCAACGTGCCGAACACGATGAAGAGCGATCCTGATGACATGCAGTCGATCGTTCGTTTCCTGCTGTATTCAAACGAGTTGGAAGTCGAGGCACTGATCGCATCCGCTGGCACGTTCGCGATGGAGGCACACAAGAAAAACATACTTGAGGTGCTGGATGAGTACGAAAAAGTTTACGCAAATCTAAAAACTCACGATGCCGACTACCCAACCGCTGATCATCTGCGCTCGATCACGTTCGAGGGCAAGGCAAACAACCACGGTGTCAACGTTAAATGGGGACGCAACAAACAACCTTGGTCAGACATCATGGGCGAGGGGCTCGATAGCGAGGCTTCCAACGCGATCATCAAGATCGTGGACCGTCCCGATCCGCGGCCGGTTTGGATCAGCGTTTGGGGTGGCCCCCGCGAAGTGGCTCAAGCGATCTGGGACGTGAAAAACACACGCAGCGAAGCTGAGCTCAAGAAGTTCATCAGCAAGCTTCGGATCTTTCTGATTGCTTATCAAGACGCGACGCACGGTTGGTTGATGGACGAGTTTCCTGATCTGTTCATCATCGATTCTCGCAAGACGTACCAAGGCATGTTTGGAGGTCGCGACCCGCTTTCAAATCTCGATTGGGTCAACAAACACATTCGCCATGACCACGGACCACTCTGCGATGTCTACCCGCACGAAGGCATGGGCTGCACGGGTGTCTGCGAAGGTGATTCGCCAGCGTTCATGCACTTGATCAGCGAACTCCGTGGGCTGAACGATTCCGAAGACCCAACGCAGCCCAGTTGGGGCGGCCAATACAAACGTAAGCCGGGAACAAACCACTATGTCGACGGTCCCGGTGGTTCGAGTATTTCGCGATGGCGAAAAGACTACCAAGCGGAGTTCAAAGAACGAGCCGATTGGTGCGTTGAACGAGGTGATGGTTCGGACGCGTCAGGCTCGAAGGAGTAG
- a CDS encoding serine hydrolase domain-containing protein, whose amino-acid sequence MRFFVTASRAACSLASVLVVGLSVTASEPVIDGEAVTRINVTLDSFVEAGAVVGVSALIYEDGDEVYFGAFGMADEEAGLPMSRDTIVQIFSMTKPITGVALMQLQERGLFELDDDVAKVIPSFGNLIVATGVDDSGDFLLESPKRPMTIRDLTRHTSGLANSVDHPIVGTQLKELDPLNRDNRLADAVEKFSQLPLMFHPGEQWAYGPSVDVQAHIVERLSEMNFADYLDQNVLRPLKMNETRYVVPEMDRDRLAAVYWRDNQTGELSKKSGDEEFNAKPWPLTPGGWGLTSTIDNYMRFARTLLNEGELEGVRILKAETVQAMATNQLSNEVTERSWLPSKGQVGFGIDLAVRLQPPASNEENKGVVGEFFWDGAASTLFWVDPQNELAVVLFVQLRPFDKVGLHKAFRDAVYGS is encoded by the coding sequence ATGCGTTTCTTTGTGACTGCATCCAGGGCTGCCTGTTCTTTGGCGTCCGTTTTGGTAGTGGGCCTTTCGGTTACCGCAAGTGAACCTGTGATCGACGGCGAAGCGGTGACTCGTATCAACGTGACGCTGGATTCGTTCGTGGAAGCTGGAGCCGTTGTCGGCGTCTCCGCGCTTATCTACGAGGATGGCGACGAGGTTTATTTCGGTGCCTTTGGGATGGCCGACGAAGAAGCCGGTTTGCCGATGTCTCGCGATACGATCGTGCAGATCTTTTCGATGACCAAGCCAATCACCGGCGTGGCGCTGATGCAGTTGCAGGAACGAGGCCTCTTTGAGTTGGACGATGACGTTGCCAAAGTCATTCCGTCTTTTGGCAATTTGATCGTTGCGACGGGGGTGGACGATTCCGGGGACTTTCTCCTCGAATCGCCGAAGCGTCCCATGACAATCCGCGACTTGACTCGGCATACATCGGGGCTGGCGAATAGCGTTGATCACCCGATCGTCGGAACGCAGTTGAAAGAGCTGGACCCATTGAACCGTGACAACCGCTTGGCCGATGCTGTCGAGAAGTTCAGTCAGCTTCCTTTGATGTTTCATCCGGGGGAGCAGTGGGCGTACGGACCATCGGTCGATGTGCAGGCCCACATTGTGGAACGACTGTCGGAGATGAACTTCGCAGACTACCTCGACCAGAATGTTCTCCGCCCGCTGAAGATGAACGAGACTCGGTACGTGGTCCCCGAAATGGATCGAGATCGATTGGCAGCGGTCTACTGGCGGGACAATCAAACGGGGGAACTTTCGAAGAAGTCGGGTGACGAAGAATTCAATGCGAAACCCTGGCCACTGACACCAGGCGGTTGGGGTTTGACCTCGACGATCGACAATTACATGCGTTTCGCTCGCACGCTTTTGAATGAGGGTGAACTCGAGGGGGTTCGAATCTTGAAGGCCGAGACAGTTCAAGCGATGGCGACGAACCAGCTTTCAAACGAAGTCACCGAACGTTCTTGGCTTCCAAGCAAAGGACAAGTTGGGTTCGGCATTGATTTGGCGGTTCGCTTGCAGCCACCTGCTTCAAACGAAGAGAACAAAGGTGTGGTGGGCGAATTCTTTTGGGACGGAGCCGCTAGCACGCTGTTCTGGGTGGATCCGCAGAACGAACTGGCTGTGGTGTTGTTCGTTCAACTCAGACCATTTGACAAGGTTGGATTGCACAAGGCGTTTCGCGACGCCGTGTACGGCTCATGA
- a CDS encoding nucleoside hydrolase-like domain-containing protein, with amino-acid sequence MLETNEKHRVVLLTDIGGDRDDEQSFTRFMMYADQFDIEGLIATSIRIFPKETHRPIDGDPQPEYLVRGIQAYATVRPNLLKHSFGWPSAEDLLRVIRKGVKTGRDAPFNIRTGRASTGSGHYPLEELIGKSCDTDASRLIIDVVDRDDSRPVWIPVWGGTAELAQALWRVRNDRDEDAVKRFVAKLRVYTWGHQDATGLWIQENFPDLFYLVSTGGIVYSAPPELHTAEWLNTHVRFQHGAFGELCPLRHGKLGEADSQTFLGLIPNGLSAMEHPDWGGWGGRLRPTSNTRKQWADIPSNRLPSQLGHTISRWAPHFQNDYQARMDWCVKEFDDANHPPSPTLSGDASRKAIEIVAKPGERVELDATGSTDIDGDALSYQWRVYPEAGTYRGVIKIQDANQMSAHFIVPEDAAGTSTHVLLIVSDDGTPSLTRYRRLIVSCEGGR; translated from the coding sequence ATGTTAGAAACGAACGAAAAGCATCGAGTCGTGTTGCTAACCGACATTGGTGGCGATCGCGACGATGAGCAATCGTTCACGCGGTTCATGATGTACGCGGACCAATTTGATATCGAAGGGCTGATCGCGACGTCCATCCGAATCTTCCCGAAGGAAACACATCGACCGATCGATGGCGATCCGCAACCGGAGTATTTGGTGAGGGGGATTCAGGCGTATGCGACGGTTCGCCCCAATCTTCTCAAACACAGTTTTGGGTGGCCATCGGCCGAGGATCTGTTGCGAGTTATCCGCAAGGGCGTGAAGACTGGGCGAGACGCACCGTTCAACATTCGGACGGGGAGAGCCAGCACGGGCAGCGGGCACTATCCGCTGGAGGAGTTGATTGGGAAGAGTTGTGACACGGACGCTTCTCGCCTCATCATCGACGTGGTCGATCGCGATGATTCTCGTCCGGTGTGGATCCCCGTTTGGGGAGGGACGGCCGAGTTGGCACAGGCTCTTTGGCGTGTCCGCAATGATCGCGATGAAGATGCCGTAAAACGTTTTGTTGCGAAGCTCCGCGTCTACACTTGGGGGCACCAGGATGCGACGGGACTCTGGATACAGGAGAACTTTCCAGACCTGTTCTATCTCGTTTCAACGGGCGGCATCGTCTACTCGGCTCCCCCCGAACTGCACACGGCGGAATGGCTCAATACTCATGTCCGGTTTCAACATGGTGCCTTTGGTGAGCTCTGCCCGCTACGTCACGGCAAGCTTGGAGAAGCCGACTCACAAACCTTCTTGGGCCTGATTCCAAACGGTCTCAGCGCCATGGAGCATCCTGACTGGGGCGGATGGGGCGGTCGCCTGCGTCCAACCTCGAACACGCGCAAGCAATGGGCCGACATTCCATCGAACCGATTGCCAAGCCAACTCGGCCACACGATCAGTCGTTGGGCTCCGCACTTCCAAAACGACTATCAGGCCAGAATGGATTGGTGCGTGAAGGAATTTGACGATGCGAACCATCCCCCCAGTCCCACGCTTTCCGGAGACGCCTCACGGAAGGCAATCGAGATTGTTGCGAAGCCAGGAGAACGCGTCGAACTGGACGCGACGGGCAGCACGGACATCGATGGAGACGCATTGTCGTATCAATGGCGCGTTTACCCGGAAGCCGGGACTTATCGAGGTGTGATCAAGATCCAGGACGCAAACCAAATGTCTGCGCACTTCATCGTTCCCGAAGATGCGGCGGGGACATCAACCCATGTTTTGCTGATCGTGTCCGATGACGGAACACCGTCGTTGACTCGTTACAGACGCCTGATTGTTTCTTGTGAAGGAGGGCGTTGA